Proteins from a genomic interval of Streptomyces sp. NBC_01445:
- a CDS encoding uridine kinase family protein, which produces MTFQHLPLPRLAATLRALPPSCGPVRLVAVDGHAGSGKSTFAARLAGALGQAPVLHLDDLASHDALFDWTARLREQVIDPLSRGESARYEPYDWNARSFGAPRALAPAPVVLMEGVGAGRRAVRPFLAGLLWMDTPEEASWERGRRRDGPAQREFWDGWIRAERAHFADDPSRPFAQTLVRECPEGYEARQMPPGTGLSTPSVTHREGPSAAR; this is translated from the coding sequence ATGACCTTCCAGCACCTCCCGCTCCCCCGGCTCGCCGCGACCCTGCGGGCCCTGCCGCCCTCCTGCGGCCCGGTCCGGCTGGTCGCCGTCGACGGCCACGCGGGCTCCGGCAAGTCGACGTTCGCCGCCCGGCTCGCCGGGGCGCTCGGGCAGGCGCCCGTCCTGCACCTCGACGATCTCGCCAGCCACGACGCCCTCTTCGACTGGACGGCGCGGCTGCGCGAGCAGGTCATCGATCCGCTCTCCCGCGGCGAGAGCGCCCGGTACGAGCCGTACGACTGGAACGCCCGGAGCTTCGGCGCCCCACGCGCTCTGGCGCCCGCGCCGGTGGTCCTGATGGAGGGCGTGGGCGCGGGCCGGCGGGCCGTACGGCCTTTCCTGGCGGGACTGTTGTGGATGGACACACCCGAGGAGGCGTCCTGGGAACGGGGGCGGCGACGGGACGGACCGGCGCAGAGGGAGTTCTGGGACGGCTGGATCCGTGCGGAGCGCGCGCACTTCGCCGACGACCCCTCGCGCCCCTTCGCTCAGACATTGGTACGAGAGTGTCCGGAGGGCTACGAGGCACGTCAGATGCCTCCCGGGACCGGACTTTCGACGCCTTCCGTCACTCACCGTGAGGGGCCGTCGGCAGCGCGCTGA